A portion of the Coleofasciculus sp. FACHB-T130 genome contains these proteins:
- a CDS encoding peptidoglycan-binding domain-containing protein has translation MRLQTFYNARLNNQSVDYGIEAIASDEELATHIQEVLIWLKFLDPPADGKFGPISSDALVEFQDVMKSLEPSVAGERGFIGLVTARLLIETPPSVVPKPEVDLTKNNLEARIIRYMLKMNYRVSVGPQRYNIVYVEGMDADGSLNSDAPNHFNDRRMVIEIPNEVPILRQNWEATTEPGTAYTLNPMGRGKEFGAARIAFGQYKAWQVGTHYGSGADPHEAFVQVSPVSVYRDKNKDFIRKGDFLDTGMFYINQHWGYDLPRNNIGYAGAGCLVGRTRQGHRDFMALIKQDKRYQLNKDYRFVTTIIPGDDLVKQFPG, from the coding sequence ATGCGTTTGCAAACTTTCTACAATGCCAGACTAAATAACCAGAGTGTGGATTATGGCATTGAAGCGATCGCTTCTGACGAAGAATTAGCCACACATATTCAAGAGGTTCTCATTTGGCTGAAGTTTCTCGATCCGCCTGCTGATGGCAAGTTTGGTCCAATTTCCTCTGACGCTCTAGTTGAGTTTCAGGATGTAATGAAGTCATTAGAACCATCTGTAGCTGGGGAAAGAGGGTTTATTGGGTTAGTAACAGCTAGGTTATTGATTGAAACTCCTCCTTCAGTTGTCCCTAAGCCTGAAGTGGATCTAACCAAAAATAATTTGGAAGCCCGCATCATCCGCTATATGTTGAAAATGAACTACCGCGTTTCGGTAGGGCCACAAAGGTACAACATTGTATATGTTGAGGGCATGGATGCGGACGGTAGCCTAAATAGCGATGCTCCTAACCATTTCAACGATCGCCGCATGGTGATTGAGATTCCAAATGAAGTACCAATTCTCAGGCAAAACTGGGAAGCTACAACAGAACCTGGTACTGCCTATACCCTCAACCCGATGGGAAGGGGCAAAGAATTTGGAGCAGCTCGGATTGCCTTTGGACAATACAAGGCTTGGCAGGTTGGTACGCACTATGGTAGCGGTGCAGATCCTCATGAAGCTTTTGTGCAAGTATCACCCGTTTCCGTTTACCGGGACAAAAACAAAGATTTTATTCGTAAGGGCGACTTTTTAGACACAGGTATGTTTTACATCAACCAGCACTGGGGTTATGACTTGCCTCGCAATAACATTGGCTACGCGGGCGCTGGCTGTCTTGTGGGACGCACCCGGCAAGGTCACAGGGATTTCATGGCACTGATTAAGCAAGATAAGCGTTACCAACTCAATAAGGACTACAGATTCGTAACAACAATTATTCCCGGAGATGACTTGGTAAAGCAATTTCCAGGCTAG
- a CDS encoding peptidoglycan-binding protein: MRFTEMKDTYQQLWRTVKITDLSATDAVVSKIMSNRGRYEQAQRESGVWWPVIAAIHSLEASLSFKGHLHNGDPLSARTRNVPAGRPLGTPPFIWEESAADALAMKRTDEVNFLDTPEEILWYCERYNGWGYQTGAGRNSTPPRRSPYLWSKTNHWTKGKFTADGRFDPNAGSSQVGAAAILKRIEQLGHISFDPVQPAVPPVPNGQKPILRFGDNGFWVGVAQHTVNGCGFGPLSVNNDFDSATERIIMKFQRSVGLNDDGDVGPLTWAALDAHKKLPGWTPLSGSSQPASTTPVAAAPIL, encoded by the coding sequence ATGCGATTTACAGAGATGAAAGACACTTATCAGCAACTTTGGCGCACCGTCAAAATAACCGATTTAAGCGCCACTGATGCAGTTGTTTCCAAGATTATGTCTAACCGGGGTCGGTACGAACAGGCGCAGCGCGAGAGTGGCGTGTGGTGGCCCGTCATTGCCGCTATTCATAGTCTTGAAGCCTCGCTTTCGTTTAAAGGACACCTGCACAATGGCGATCCTCTCAGCGCTAGAACTAGAAATGTTCCAGCTGGAAGACCGTTAGGGACTCCTCCCTTTATCTGGGAAGAGTCGGCTGCTGATGCTTTGGCAATGAAACGCACAGATGAGGTGAATTTCTTAGATACTCCAGAAGAAATCCTCTGGTACTGCGAGAGATACAACGGCTGGGGCTATCAGACAGGTGCAGGGCGCAACTCGACACCGCCGCGACGTTCGCCCTATCTCTGGTCTAAGACTAATCACTGGACTAAAGGCAAGTTCACCGCAGATGGTCGCTTCGATCCAAATGCAGGTTCTTCGCAGGTAGGAGCCGCCGCCATCCTCAAGCGAATCGAACAACTCGGACATATCAGCTTCGATCCAGTACAACCTGCTGTACCACCAGTGCCGAATGGGCAAAAACCGATCCTCCGCTTTGGTGACAACGGGTTTTGGGTGGGTGTTGCTCAACACACAGTTAATGGATGTGGGTTTGGCCCTCTCAGCGTTAATAACGATTTTGACTCAGCAACAGAGCGCATCATTATGAAGTTTCAAAGAAGCGTGGGACTGAATGACGATGGTGATGTGGGACCGCTGACTTGGGCTGCGCTTGATGCACACAAGAAGCTACCAGGTTGGACTCCATTGAGCGGTTCTTCACAGCCAGCATCGACAACTCCTGTTGCAGCAGCACCGATCCTTTGA
- a CDS encoding NB-ARC domain-containing protein, whose protein sequence is MTVEEALEIVESVLAQGRLNKVQKIVFEESWEGQSYEEIAKKNTYDPGYIRDAGSKLWKLLSEAFGEKVTKNNLQSVLKGYSRRVLSLQQMPEVVSNPIAPSVAIAHKRQEWGEAVDVSLFYGRTAELATLEHWIVSDRCRLVALLGMGGIGKTALSVKLAEQIQDNFEYVVWRSLRNAPPIQDTLADIIKFLSDQQETDLPETVDGKVSRLIEYLRSSRCLLVLDNVESILREGDRAGHYREEYEGYGQLLRCVAETNHQSCLVLTSREKPRGIASKEGKTLPVRSLQLAGLTEVEGHRIFHAKGFLVSEEELKLLMARYRGNPLALKIVATTIQELFDGNISQFLEQGTAVFGDIWDLLDQQFNRLCTLEKQIMYWLAINRELVSLLELREDIVPPVSQRELLEALESLQRRSLIEKKSATFTQQPAVMEYMTNQLIEQVCEEIRTKEIKLFNSYSLINAQTKDYIRDAQICFIILPLIDRLTVILRHRDKIKYYLSKILFSLQDNLPIEPGYAGGNLINLLCQLQTNLSNYDFSYLTVWQAYLRDVNLHHVNFAHADLAKSVFAETFGSILSVVFSPNGKLLATAGETGEIHLWQVSDMKPLLTCNSHLRWILSIAFSPDGQILASSSDDRTVKLWDVRDGKCLRTLEGHSGWVRSIAFSPDGQMLASSSDDRTIKLWDVHTGEVLKTLQGHRSLVRSVTFSPDGRTLATGSNDCTVKLWDVSTGSGGFETHPYKTLEGHTHWVQSIAFSPDGRTLATGSDDCTVKLWDVSKSRGEFQTRPYKTLEGHTSLVQSISFSPDGRTLASSSHDRTVKLWDTTTGQCLKTLQGHASQVWSVAFSPDGRTLASGSDDRTVKLWDVYTGQALRTLWGYTNRVRSVAFCPQGKTLASGSGDATVKLWNVSDGVKTLHTTSLKTLRGHSHWVLSVAFSPQGKTLATASCDRNIRLWDVSSGRCLKICRGHTNWVLSVAFSPQGKTLVSSSGDRTVRLWDVGSGECLKTLQEFTNWVWSVVFDPEGKTLATGSGDRTVRLWDVSSGECLKTLQGHTNEVWSVAFSPNGQILASASDDRTVRLWDVSSGECLKTLQGHTNGVWSVAFSRDGQIVASASDDHTVRLWDVSTGQCLKTLQGHTNGIWSVVFSPDGQILASAGQDEMIKLWDVATGECLNTLRSERPYEGMNITGVTGLTDAQKATLKALGAVALE, encoded by the coding sequence ATGACTGTTGAAGAAGCGCTAGAAATTGTAGAGAGCGTTCTAGCTCAAGGACGCTTAAATAAAGTTCAAAAAATTGTGTTTGAGGAATCTTGGGAAGGGCAGTCTTACGAGGAGATTGCAAAAAAAAATACTTACGATCCTGGTTATATCAGGGATGCTGGTTCTAAGTTGTGGAAGTTACTCTCAGAGGCATTTGGAGAGAAGGTAACAAAAAATAATTTGCAGTCAGTCTTGAAGGGGTATTCGCGCCGCGTCTTGTCATTGCAGCAGATGCCAGAAGTGGTGTCTAATCCGATTGCTCCTTCAGTAGCGATCGCTCATAAACGTCAAGAGTGGGGAGAGGCGGTTGACGTATCGCTTTTCTATGGACGCACAGCAGAACTCGCCACGCTAGAACATTGGATTGTGAGCGATCGCTGTCGCTTGGTAGCGTTGCTGGGTATGGGCGGAATTGGCAAAACTGCTTTGTCTGTAAAACTAGCGGAACAGATTCAGGATAATTTTGAGTATGTTGTATGGCGCTCGCTGCGTAATGCGCCACCTATTCAAGATACTTTGGCAGACATCATCAAATTCCTGTCCGATCAGCAGGAAACCGATTTACCAGAAACAGTAGACGGTAAAGTATCGCGGCTCATTGAGTATTTACGCTCATCGCGCTGTCTGCTGGTACTGGATAATGTTGAGTCAATTTTGCGGGAGGGCGATCGCGCTGGACATTACCGAGAAGAATACGAGGGTTATGGACAGCTATTAAGATGTGTGGCAGAAACCAACCATCAAAGCTGCTTGGTGCTAACCAGCCGGGAAAAACCGAGAGGAATAGCATCTAAGGAAGGCAAAACTTTGCCAGTTCGTTCGCTACAACTCGCTGGTTTGACAGAGGTAGAAGGACATAGAATCTTTCATGCCAAAGGTTTCTTAGTTTCAGAAGAAGAGCTAAAACTCCTAATGGCTCGTTATCGAGGCAATCCACTAGCCTTGAAGATAGTTGCTACGACTATTCAAGAGTTATTTGATGGTAATATTTCTCAATTTCTAGAACAAGGCACAGCAGTTTTTGGTGATATTTGGGATCTTTTAGACCAGCAATTTAATCGCTTGTGTACTTTAGAAAAGCAGATTATGTACTGGCTGGCAATCAATCGAGAGTTGGTCTCGCTGCTAGAACTGCGAGAGGATATTGTACCACCAGTATCGCAACGTGAACTATTGGAAGCACTGGAATCTCTACAACGGCGATCGCTAATAGAGAAAAAATCAGCAACTTTTACGCAACAGCCTGCGGTCATGGAATATATGACTAACCAATTAATCGAGCAGGTATGCGAGGAGATTAGGACTAAAGAAATTAAACTATTCAATAGCTATTCTCTCATCAATGCTCAGACAAAAGACTATATTAGAGACGCCCAAATTTGCTTTATCATCCTACCGTTGATAGATAGATTAACGGTAATCTTGAGGCACCGGGACAAAATCAAATATTATTTATCGAAGATTCTTTTCAGTTTGCAAGATAATTTACCAATAGAGCCAGGATATGCAGGTGGGAATCTTATCAATCTGCTTTGTCAACTCCAGACGAATTTAAGCAATTATGATTTTTCCTATCTGACTGTTTGGCAAGCTTATCTGAGAGATGTAAATTTGCACCATGTCAACTTTGCTCATGCCGATCTAGCAAAGTCTGTTTTTGCTGAAACTTTTGGAAGTATTTTGTCAGTGGTATTTAGCCCCAATGGAAAACTTTTAGCAACAGCAGGTGAAACTGGCGAGATTCACCTGTGGCAAGTTTCAGATATGAAGCCACTTTTGACCTGTAACAGTCACCTGCGTTGGATACTGTCAATCGCCTTTAGCCCGGATGGTCAAATCTTAGCCAGTTCCAGTGACGACCGAACGGTGAAGCTGTGGGATGTCCGTGACGGTAAGTGCCTGAGAACTCTGGAAGGTCATAGCGGTTGGGTTCGGTCGATTGCCTTTAGCCCAGATGGTCAAATGTTAGCCAGTTCCAGTGATGATAGAACGATTAAGCTATGGGATGTCCACACGGGTGAAGTTTTGAAAACTCTGCAGGGACACAGGAGTTTAGTTCGTTCAGTTACCTTTAGCCCCGATGGCCGCACCTTAGCCACTGGCAGTAATGACTGCACTGTAAAGTTATGGGATGTTAGCACGGGGAGCGGCGGGTTTGAAACGCACCCTTACAAAACCTTGGAGGGACATACTCATTGGGTACAGTCAATTGCTTTTAGTCCCGATGGTCGTACCTTAGCCACTGGCAGCGATGATTGCACTGTAAAGTTGTGGGATGTCAGTAAGAGTAGGGGCGAGTTTCAAACCCGCCCCTATAAAACTTTGGAGGGACATACTTCTTTAGTGCAATCAATTTCTTTTAGTCCTGATGGTCGCACCTTAGCGAGTAGCAGTCACGATCGGACAGTGAAATTGTGGGATACCACTACCGGACAATGCCTCAAAACTTTGCAAGGACACGCAAGCCAGGTTTGGTCAGTTGCCTTTAGTCCCGATGGTCGTACCTTAGCGAGTGGCAGTGACGACCGAACGGTAAAGTTATGGGATGTCTACACAGGTCAAGCTTTGAGAACTCTATGGGGATACACGAATCGAGTGCGATCGGTCGCCTTCTGTCCTCAAGGTAAGACTTTAGCGAGTGGCAGTGGTGACGCTACAGTGAAGTTGTGGAATGTTTCGGATGGTGTAAAGACGCTGCATACAACGTCTCTAAAAACTTTGCGGGGGCATAGTCACTGGGTGTTGTCAGTTGCCTTTAGTCCTCAAGGTAAAACCTTGGCTACTGCTAGCTGCGATCGCAATATCAGGTTGTGGGATGTCAGTAGCGGTCGATGCCTCAAAATATGCCGAGGACATACCAACTGGGTATTGTCAGTCGCTTTTAGTCCTCAAGGTAAGACTCTGGTTAGTAGCAGTGGCGACCGTACTGTCAGGTTGTGGGATGTCGGTAGCGGTGAATGTCTGAAAACTTTGCAGGAGTTTACTAACTGGGTTTGGTCTGTTGTCTTCGACCCGGAAGGGAAGACTTTGGCGACTGGGAGTGGCGACCGTACTGTCAGGTTGTGGGATGTCAGTAGCGGTGAATGTTTGAAAACTTTGCAAGGGCATACCAACGAGGTTTGGTCTGTTGCCTTCAGTCCCAATGGTCAAATTCTCGCTAGTGCTAGCGATGACCGGACTGTCAGGTTGTGGGATGTCAGTAGCGGTGAGTGTTTGAAAACTTTGCAAGGGCATACCAACGGGGTTTGGTCTGTTGCCTTTAGTCGAGATGGTCAAATTGTCGCTAGTGCTAGCGATGACCATACTGTCAGGTTGTGGGATGTCAGTACGGGGCAATGCCTGAAAACGTTGCAGGGACATACCAATGGGATTTGGTCAGTTGTCTTCAGTCCAGATGGACAAATACTCGCGAGTGCTGGGCAAGATGAAATGATTAAGCTGTGGGATGTAGCGACAGGCGAGTGCCTGAACACCTTGAGAAGTGAAAGACCCTACGAAGGCATGAATATTACTGGCGTTACAGGTTTAACAGACGCACAGAAAGCGACGCTGAAAGCGCTGGGGGCAGTAGCGTTGGAATGA
- a CDS encoding sigma-70 family RNA polymerase sigma factor: MTQSIPVSWSTAEATVSQAPVQPEKLSNYDLILHCQAGLRPDRAAFAELLRRYQSHVDKILYHLAPDWQDRADLAQEVWIRVYRNIKRLQEPVKFRGWLSRIATNLFYDELRKRKRVSHPLSLDAPRMMDDGEMDWEIASDNPSPDEDMTTREFYEQLHDAIADLPEVFRTTIVLREIEGMAYEEIAEITGVSLGTVKSRIARARQRLQSQLQNYLDGN, from the coding sequence ATGACTCAATCGATTCCTGTATCCTGGTCAACAGCTGAAGCAACGGTTTCTCAAGCGCCGGTGCAACCTGAAAAACTGTCAAACTACGATCTAATTCTGCATTGTCAGGCGGGGCTGCGTCCTGACCGCGCTGCCTTTGCCGAACTTTTGCGCCGGTATCAGTCTCATGTCGATAAGATTTTGTACCATCTGGCTCCAGATTGGCAGGATCGGGCAGATTTAGCTCAAGAAGTCTGGATTCGGGTTTACCGCAATATTAAGCGGTTGCAGGAGCCAGTCAAGTTCCGGGGGTGGTTGAGCCGGATTGCCACGAACCTGTTTTATGATGAGCTGCGTAAACGCAAACGGGTGTCTCATCCGCTGTCGTTAGATGCACCTCGCATGATGGATGACGGCGAAATGGATTGGGAAATTGCATCTGACAATCCAAGTCCCGACGAAGACATGACGACGCGGGAATTTTATGAACAGCTGCATGATGCGATCGCCGATCTGCCAGAGGTGTTTCGCACTACCATCGTCCTGAGAGAAATCGAAGGCATGGCTTATGAAGAAATTGCCGAAATCACAGGTGTCTCCCTGGGAACGGTAAAATCTAGAATTGCTAGAGCGCGTCAGCGCCTGCAATCTCAGCTGCAAAACTACCTAGACGGAAATTAA
- a CDS encoding Fis family transcriptional regulator, whose product MTSDLNNRKDSGQRCPANAQVSKEMDILQRDRFELLSAYLDSEVTADERKQVQEWLKSDPKMQCLYTRLVKLRQGLQTIPVPESEQSAEQAVNQVFGRINRRRSQRVAAWGGAAIAALFVGALSGILPGNHSLSPQLAKAPISETAAEPLMVALNHPAVEIPKAAVAAPEKFVKPSVDGSDAKGYQN is encoded by the coding sequence ATGACCTCTGATTTGAACAATCGTAAGGATTCTGGACAGCGGTGCCCTGCAAACGCACAAGTCTCTAAGGAGATGGATATTTTGCAACGCGATCGCTTTGAATTGCTCAGTGCCTACTTAGATAGTGAAGTAACCGCTGACGAGCGCAAACAAGTTCAGGAATGGCTTAAAAGTGACCCCAAAATGCAGTGTTTGTATACCAGACTGGTGAAATTACGCCAGGGTTTACAAACAATTCCCGTTCCAGAGTCCGAGCAATCAGCAGAACAGGCTGTTAATCAAGTTTTCGGACGCATCAACCGCCGCCGCTCCCAACGGGTTGCTGCATGGGGTGGCGCAGCGATCGCAGCTTTGTTTGTCGGCGCTTTGTCAGGAATTCTTCCGGGTAATCACTCCCTGAGTCCCCAACTAGCAAAAGCTCCCATTTCAGAGACAGCAGCAGAGCCTTTGATGGTTGCCCTGAATCATCCCGCAGTGGAGATTCCCAAAGCAGCAGTCGCGGCTCCAGAAAAATTTGTGAAGCCATCAGTAGATGGATCTGACGCCAAGGGATATCAGAATTAA
- a CDS encoding gamma-glutamylcyclotransferase, with protein MNNLQVFVYGTLKPGECNYERYCAGKVVEEKRAIAFGELFSLPAGYPAMIPGNAKIHGFVLTFPDSTVLQKLDNLEGYDPSRPEAQNEYNRHQIETYKPSGQPLAIAWAYLMSVDRVRRQKGILLTSGWWSRLKNNE; from the coding sequence TTGAATAATTTACAAGTTTTTGTTTACGGCACTTTGAAACCGGGAGAGTGCAATTACGAGCGATACTGTGCTGGAAAGGTGGTGGAAGAGAAAAGAGCGATCGCATTCGGCGAACTTTTTTCCCTCCCAGCAGGGTATCCCGCAATGATCCCTGGCAATGCAAAAATTCACGGGTTTGTACTCACTTTTCCCGATTCAACTGTGTTACAGAAATTGGATAATCTGGAAGGCTATGACCCTAGCCGTCCAGAGGCACAAAATGAATATAACCGGCATCAAATCGAGACCTATAAACCATCTGGGCAGCCACTAGCAATAGCTTGGGCTTACTTGATGAGCGTTGATCGGGTTAGACGCCAAAAAGGGATTCTGCTGACCTCTGGATGGTGGAGCCGCTTAAAAAACAATGAGTGA
- the leuS gene encoding leucine--tRNA ligase yields the protein MESRYNPAAIEEKWQQTWAEQSLDQTPTDSTKPKFYALSMFPYPSGSLHMGHVRNYTITDVIARLKRMQGYRVLHPMGWDAFGLPAENAAIDRGIAPGKWTYQNIAQMRHQLQQLGLSIDWNREVATCSPDYYKWTQWLFLQFLKAGLAYQKEAAVNWDPIDQTVLANEQVIDGKSWRSGAKVERKMLRQWFLKITDYAEQLLNDLDKLSGWPERVKLMQANWIGKSTGAYLEFPIVGLDEKIGVFTTRPDTVYGVTYVVLAPEHPLTAKVTTPDRKEAVEGFIQEVAQESELERTAEDKPKRGIPTGGKAMNPFTGEEIPIWIADYVLYEYGTGAVMGVPAHDTRDFRFAKEQNLPIQVVIVPPGDDVETGNIASLQEAYTEPGILVNSDQFNGMDSIKAKTGIVEYAEKEGWGKARVQYRLRDWLISRQRYWGAPIPAIHCPSCGTVPVPDEDLPVRLPEEVEFTGRGASPLAQMEAFVNVPCPACGTPAKRETDTMDTFIDSSWYFLRYPDAKNEQHVFDPAKTNDWMPVDQYVGGIEHAILHLLYSRFFTKVLRDCGLLNFDEPFQRLLTQGMVQGTTYKNPATDKYIPAAQVDPADPKDPETGEPLQVFYEKMSKSKYNGIDPEEVLAKYGADTARMFILFKAPPEKDLEWDDADVEGQFRFLNRVWRLVAEFVAQIPVSSPDKGGEMNKGEKDLRRAIHGAIQAVTEDLEGEYQFNTAISELMKLSNALADAKCKDSPVYAEGIETLIHLMAPFAPHIAEELWHTIGHSDSVHTQTWPTVDPAALVVDEITLVIQVMGKTRGAIQVPADANREALEQYARESEVAQRFIEGKEIKKVIVVPGKLVNFVVG from the coding sequence GTGGAGTCCCGTTACAACCCAGCAGCAATCGAGGAAAAGTGGCAACAGACTTGGGCAGAACAAAGCTTAGATCAAACCCCCACAGATAGCACTAAGCCCAAGTTCTATGCTCTGTCCATGTTCCCCTATCCATCGGGCAGCCTGCACATGGGACACGTCCGCAACTACACCATCACGGATGTGATTGCCCGACTCAAGCGGATGCAAGGGTATCGCGTACTCCATCCGATGGGTTGGGATGCCTTTGGTTTGCCAGCCGAAAATGCCGCTATTGACCGGGGTATTGCCCCAGGAAAATGGACTTATCAAAATATTGCTCAGATGCGGCATCAATTGCAGCAGTTAGGGCTTTCAATTGACTGGAACCGCGAAGTTGCTACCTGTTCTCCCGATTATTACAAGTGGACGCAGTGGCTCTTCTTGCAGTTTTTAAAAGCCGGACTAGCTTACCAGAAAGAAGCCGCCGTCAACTGGGACCCCATCGACCAGACGGTGCTGGCAAATGAACAAGTCATCGACGGCAAATCTTGGCGTTCCGGTGCCAAAGTCGAACGGAAAATGTTGCGGCAGTGGTTCCTAAAAATTACCGACTACGCCGAGCAATTGCTCAACGATTTGGACAAATTGAGCGGATGGCCCGAACGAGTCAAGTTGATGCAGGCAAACTGGATTGGTAAATCCACTGGCGCTTACCTAGAATTTCCGATTGTCGGGTTGGATGAAAAAATTGGGGTTTTCACCACTCGTCCCGATACCGTCTATGGCGTGACTTACGTGGTGCTAGCGCCAGAACATCCTTTGACCGCCAAAGTGACGACTCCAGACCGAAAAGAGGCGGTAGAAGGATTTATCCAAGAAGTCGCCCAAGAAAGCGAATTGGAACGCACCGCAGAGGATAAGCCAAAGCGCGGTATTCCGACTGGCGGGAAGGCGATGAATCCTTTTACGGGAGAAGAGATTCCCATCTGGATTGCCGATTACGTATTGTACGAGTACGGCACTGGCGCGGTGATGGGTGTTCCAGCCCACGACACGCGGGACTTCCGGTTTGCTAAGGAGCAGAATCTCCCCATTCAGGTTGTAATTGTTCCGCCAGGGGATGATGTAGAGACGGGAAATATCGCATCTCTACAGGAAGCTTATACCGAACCAGGAATTTTGGTGAATTCAGACCAATTTAATGGGATGGATTCAATTAAAGCGAAGACAGGGATTGTTGAGTACGCGGAAAAAGAGGGTTGGGGGAAAGCGCGGGTGCAGTATCGCCTGCGGGATTGGTTAATTTCGCGGCAACGCTATTGGGGGGCACCCATTCCGGCAATTCACTGTCCCAGCTGCGGTACGGTGCCGGTGCCGGATGAAGACTTGCCGGTTCGATTGCCGGAAGAGGTAGAATTCACGGGTCGCGGGGCGTCTCCGTTGGCTCAGATGGAAGCTTTTGTCAATGTCCCTTGTCCCGCTTGCGGCACCCCAGCCAAGCGGGAGACGGACACGATGGATACATTTATTGATTCGTCGTGGTATTTCTTGCGTTATCCCGATGCGAAGAACGAACAGCACGTTTTCGACCCCGCAAAAACCAATGACTGGATGCCGGTAGACCAGTATGTGGGCGGGATTGAACACGCGATTTTGCACTTGTTGTACTCGCGGTTTTTTACCAAGGTTTTGAGAGACTGCGGTCTTTTAAACTTTGACGAACCCTTCCAACGCCTGCTAACTCAGGGCATGGTGCAGGGCACTACCTACAAAAATCCTGCCACTGACAAATACATTCCCGCGGCACAGGTAGATCCAGCCGATCCAAAAGACCCAGAAACGGGGGAACCGTTGCAAGTCTTCTATGAAAAGATGTCCAAGTCGAAGTACAACGGCATCGATCCAGAGGAAGTCCTCGCCAAGTACGGGGCAGATACGGCGCGGATGTTTATCTTGTTCAAGGCACCCCCAGAAAAAGATTTGGAATGGGATGATGCCGACGTGGAGGGACAATTTCGCTTCCTCAACCGCGTCTGGCGACTGGTGGCAGAATTTGTCGCGCAGATCCCCGTTAGCTCCCCTGACAAAGGTGGGGAGATGAATAAGGGCGAAAAAGACTTGCGACGGGCAATTCACGGGGCGATTCAAGCGGTTACGGAAGATTTAGAGGGCGAGTATCAATTCAATACAGCGATTTCCGAATTAATGAAGTTGAGCAATGCTTTAGCTGATGCCAAATGCAAAGACTCGCCAGTGTATGCCGAAGGGATAGAAACTCTGATTCACCTGATGGCTCCTTTTGCTCCTCACATTGCTGAAGAACTGTGGCACACAATCGGTCACAGCGATTCGGTACACACCCAAACTTGGCCTACCGTCGATCCGGCTGCCTTGGTGGTCGATGAAATCACGCTGGTGATTCAAGTCATGGGCAAAACCCGTGGGGCGATTCAAGTGCCCGCTGATGCGAATCGGGAAGCTTTAGAACAGTATGCCCGCGAGTCAGAAGTTGCTCAGCGGTTCATCGAAGGCAAGGAAATTAAAAAGGTGATTGTAGTGCCTGGAAAGTTAGTGAATTTTGTGGTGGGTTGA
- a CDS encoding TIGR00730 family Rossman fold protein, whose translation MKSVCIFCGSNKGLRPAYAEAAQQMGEALALRGISLVYGGGNVGLMGIVADAALAAGGEVIGVIPKALVDKEIAHRSLTDLRVVGSMHERKALMAELSDAFVALPGGYGTFEEFCEVLTWAQLGIHQKPCGLLNIEGYYDHLIAFFDRAVGEAFLRPQHRSLVLEEQEPMLLLDTLAGYQPLLIDKWIGLNET comes from the coding sequence ATGAAAAGCGTATGCATTTTTTGCGGTTCCAATAAAGGCTTACGACCCGCCTACGCGGAGGCAGCCCAGCAAATGGGTGAAGCGCTAGCACTCCGAGGAATTAGTCTAGTCTACGGTGGTGGAAATGTTGGATTAATGGGAATAGTTGCCGATGCGGCACTAGCAGCAGGAGGTGAGGTCATTGGTGTGATTCCTAAAGCTTTAGTGGACAAGGAAATTGCTCACAGGAGTCTAACCGATCTGCGAGTTGTTGGTTCAATGCACGAGCGCAAAGCCTTAATGGCAGAACTGTCGGATGCTTTTGTGGCACTACCAGGAGGCTATGGAACGTTTGAGGAATTTTGCGAGGTGCTGACTTGGGCACAACTAGGCATACACCAAAAGCCATGCGGTCTGCTGAATATCGAGGGTTATTATGACCACCTGATTGCGTTCTTCGATCGCGCGGTTGGCGAAGCGTTTTTGCGTCCTCAGCACCGTTCGCTTGTGCTGGAAGAGCAGGAACCGATGCTACTACTTGATACGCTGGCTGGATATCAACCGCTCTTAATCGATAAGTGGATTGGTCTTAACGAGACTTGA
- a CDS encoding patatin-like phospholipase family protein, with product MNKLNLKRPKRLVSMDGGGIRGLIVAEILIKLEDILCNQPNSPWKCLADYFDFIGGTSAGAILAAGLAKGMSA from the coding sequence TTGAACAAACTGAATTTAAAACGACCCAAGCGCTTAGTGTCAATGGATGGTGGCGGTATTCGCGGATTGATCGTTGCTGAAATTCTAATTAAGTTAGAAGACATACTCTGCAACCAACCTAACTCGCCTTGGAAGTGTTTGGCTGATTACTTCGACTTCATTGGCGGCACGAGTGCAGGTGCAATTTTAGCAGCAGGACTCGCTAAAGGAATGTCAGCGTGA